The SAR202 cluster bacterium genome window below encodes:
- a CDS encoding cupin domain-containing protein yields the protein MPIIKKTDILNDDSSGNIIKSLARGELGATNLTVSEITVPPGNAVNVHIHPGHEECMIILNGKFKSLMGDKTEMVESGDIIIAPDGVPHGLENISNNNATFIAIFPTIDVQREWV from the coding sequence ATGCCAATAATAAAAAAAACAGATATACTAAACGATGATTCTTCAGGTAATATAATCAAATCGCTTGCTAGAGGCGAACTAGGTGCAACTAACCTTACAGTTAGTGAAATAACTGTACCCCCAGGAAATGCAGTCAATGTTCATATACATCCTGGACATGAAGAATGTATGATCATATTAAACGGTAAATTTAAATCATTAATGGGAGACAAAACTGAAATGGTTGAGTCCGGGGATATTATAATTGCACCTGACGGTGTACCACATGGTTTAGAAAATATTAGCAATAACAATGCAACATTTATAGCAATATTTCCTACTATAGATGTACAAAGGGAATGGGTTTAA
- the ubiE gene encoding bifunctional demethylmenaquinone methyltransferase/2-methoxy-6-polyprenyl-1,4-benzoquinol methylase UbiE encodes MNEFEKNQKAHFVSNMFSRIARKYDLLNTVISLGMHHQWRKYAIKKIDKKNYISSLDVACGTGDFSFTLSKINTMKTVVGLDFVKPMLQISQSKSTRYNTDKLAFVLGDALHLPFKTNSFDCVTTGFAMRNYESAEIAIEEMSRVLKPSGTIIILDMLPNRAPNILQRLALWYFNRIIPILGTIFARDKEAYTYLPNSVTKFYDSNEIKIMMESKGIKDITIKKFGLGLVSLLIGSKN; translated from the coding sequence ATGAATGAATTTGAAAAAAATCAAAAAGCTCATTTTGTTTCAAACATGTTTTCTCGTATTGCAAGAAAATATGATTTGTTGAATACAGTGATAAGCCTGGGAATGCATCATCAATGGAGAAAATATGCCATCAAAAAAATCGACAAAAAGAATTATATTTCCTCATTAGATGTTGCTTGTGGGACTGGCGACTTTTCATTCACTCTTTCTAAAATCAACACTATGAAAACAGTTGTGGGTTTAGATTTTGTTAAACCAATGTTACAAATATCACAAAGTAAATCTACTAGATATAATACTGATAAATTAGCATTTGTTTTAGGAGATGCATTACATCTACCTTTTAAAACTAATTCCTTTGATTGTGTAACAACTGGTTTTGCTATGAGAAATTATGAAAGTGCAGAGATTGCAATTGAAGAAATGTCACGTGTCCTGAAACCATCAGGCACAATCATTATTCTTGACATGCTACCAAATCGAGCCCCAAACATACTACAAAGATTAGCCCTTTGGTATTTTAATAGAATAATACCTATATTAGGAACAATATTTGCTAGAGATAAAGAAGCATATACCTATTTACCAAATTCTGTAACTAAATTCTATGACAGTAATGAAATAAAAATTATGATGGAATCAAAAGGTATTAAAGATATAACTATAAAAAAGTTTGGATTAGGTCTTGTTTCTTTACTTATAGGTAGTAAAAATTAA
- a CDS encoding UbiX family flavin prenyltransferase has product MNDQQNTPIIVGISGSSGVAIAEKTINRLLLEDIPVITVCSNYAKLVWHQELGISFKDSLSIWREHPKFKYFRSGDMTADIASGSTRVRSMIVAPCSMSTLASIANGISTNLLHRAADVTIKENRNLILVPRETPLSAIHLENMTKLANLGVKIIPPMPAFYLKPNSVDEIIDYFVEKILIVSGGITNYNSKFIYSPEEILPDIYDEK; this is encoded by the coding sequence ATGAATGATCAACAAAATACACCAATAATTGTTGGAATTTCAGGTAGTAGCGGGGTTGCAATTGCTGAAAAAACTATTAACAGATTATTACTAGAAGACATTCCTGTAATCACTGTTTGCAGCAATTATGCAAAACTAGTATGGCATCAAGAATTAGGTATAAGCTTCAAAGATAGCTTAAGTATTTGGAGAGAACACCCAAAATTTAAATACTTTAGAAGCGGAGATATGACAGCCGATATAGCAAGTGGTTCAACTCGTGTTAGATCGATGATAGTCGCACCTTGCTCCATGAGCACTTTAGCCTCTATAGCGAATGGCATCTCAACTAATCTCTTGCATCGTGCTGCTGATGTAACTATAAAGGAAAATCGGAATCTTATACTTGTACCTAGAGAAACACCATTGTCTGCTATACATTTAGAAAACATGACAAAGTTGGCGAATTTAGGTGTGAAAATTATTCCTCCAATGCCCGCATTTTACTTAAAACCCAATAGTGTAGATGAAATTATCGATTACTTCGTTGAAAAAATATTAATTGTTTCTGGCGGTATAACTAACTACAACTCTAAATTTATATATTCTCCTGAAGAAATTCTCCCTGATATATATGATGAAAAATAG